The genomic interval ccttcttctctactctctccttcttctctctactctctctttctctctactctctccctctctctctctcccttcttcttctctctactctctcccttcttctctctactctctcccttctctctactctctcccttcttcttctctctactctctcccttcttctctctactctctcccttctctctactctctcccttcttcttctctctactctctcccttcttcttctctctactctctcccttcttctctctgctctctccctcttcctctctctgctctctcccttcttctctctactctctctcttctacacaaggaatttttcaaacaattgtttacaggcaggttatttcacttataattcactgtatcacaattccagtgggtcagaagtttacatacactaagtttacttggaaaattcctgaaaattatgtcatggttttagaagcttctgttaggctaattgacatcttttgagtcaattggaggtgtacctgtggatgtatttcaaggcctaaaaaattgtagacctccacaagtttggttcatcattgggagcaatttccaaatgcctgaaggtaccacattcatctgtacaaacaatactacgcaagtataaacaccatgggaccacgcagccctcataacgctcaggaagaagacgcgttctgtctcctagagatgaatgtactttgttgcgaaaagtgtaaatcaatcccagaacaacagcaaaggaccctgtgaagatgctggaggaaacaggtacaaaagtatctatatccacagtaaaacgagtcctatattgacataacctgtcgttcagcaaggaagaagccactgctccaaaaccgccataaaaaagccagtctacggtttgcaactgggcCACAgggaccatcgttatgtttggcggAAAAGGGGGATGTTGCTTCTTCtctcgaagaacaccatcccaactgtgaagcacgggggtggcagcatcatgttgtcggggtgctttgctgcaggagggactggtgcacttcacaaaatagatgtcatcatgagggaggaaaattatgtggatgtattgaagcaacatctcaagacatcagttaaaggttGGTcccaaatgggttttccaaatggacaatgacctcaggcatacttccaaagttctgTCAAAATGGCCTAaggtcaatgtattggagtggccatcacaaagccctgacctcaatcctttggaaactttgtgggcagaactgcaaggaggcaaggaggaatgggccaaaattcacccaacgtattgtgagaagcttgtggaagtctaaccgaaacgtttgacacaagttaaacaatttaaaggcaaaatactaattgagtgaatgtaaacttctgacccactgggaatgtgatgaaacaaaataaactgaaataaataattctctctactattattctgacatttcacattcttaaaataaaacgATGATACTAAGACAGTGAATTTTAAAttttaaatatcaggaattgtgcaaaactgagtttaaatgtatttggctgaggtgtatgtaaacttcccacgtCCACTGCATCTTGTTGTTTCATGTAGTTTCAGTTCCTTAAGGCTGAGACTGATCTAGATGGAGTctatcacacacactctctcactcacacgcacacacacccacacgcacgtCACGCTCTGATTAGTGTCATagttacacgcacacacacacacgcactctcacgcacgcacgcacacacacacagactctctcactcacacgcacacacacacacacacacacacgcacacacgcacgcacgcacgcacacacacactctctcactcacacgcacacacacacacacacacacacacacacacacgcacgcaaacacgcacacacgcacacacacacacacgcacgcacgcacgcacacacacacacacacacacacacacacacacacacacacacacacacacacacacacacacacacacacacacacacacacacacacacacacacacacacacacacacacacactcactctcacacacacacacactctctcacacacatactctctcacactctctctcacacacactctctctcacacgcacactctcacacgcacacatatactgagacgcagacacacacacacacacaccatattgacCTTCTCTATGTCCCATTTCTGGGTGTGCGTCTGCAATGTTGATGTGTGTGTCACTATGACTGTCCCTCGCAGTATGCAtttctcaggtgtgtgtgtttgtgtgtgtgtatgtttgtgtgtgtgtttgtgtgtgtgtgtgtgtttgttgtgtgtgtgtgtgtcccttgtgtgtgtgtgtgtgtgtgtgtgtgtgtgtgtgtgtgtgtgtgtgtgtgtgtgtgtgtgtgtgtgtgtgtgtgtgtgtgtgtgtgtgtgtgtgtgtgtaactatgaCACTAATCAGAGCCGGGACAGGCGCGGAGGAAGGACGGGGTTGCTATGGTTACCATGACAGGGAGCGAGAGGACGAGTCTGTAGATCGCAAGTTTATGTCAGGAATGGTTGTATTGTGTTTAATGCAGGTATCTTTAGCatcaggtggcctagtggttagagtgttatgCCAGTTGGTTGTTAGATCGACAAGGTCACGATCAGTTAAACCACTGATCCccggtaagccgtcattgtaaataaaaatgtgttcttgtaactgacttgcctagttaaaaaattgttgtgtagagagagagagagagagagagagagagagagagagagagagagagacagagagacagagagatatatatttatatttacttgTCTATATCTCTTCTCTACTCAGCGGTGAGTCGAGCCCCTGTCCCCATGGCGGTGGTCCGCAGGGAACTGTCCTGTGAGTCCTACCCCATTGAGCTACGCTGCCCGGGCACAGACGTCATCATGATTGACAGCGCCAACTACGGACGCACCGACGACAAGATCTGTGACTCGGACCCAGCACAGATGGAGAATACTAGATGTTACCTGCCCGACGCATACAAGATCATGTCCCTCAGGTGAGCTGATCTAGAATTAtagttctgtgtctgtctgtctgtctgtctgtctgtctgtctgtctgtctgtctgtctgtctgtctgtctgtctgtctgtctgtctgtctgtctgtctgtctgtctgtctgtctgtctgtctgtctgtctgtctgtctgtctgttcatctaTCCATCCGTctgaagtctgtctgtctgtctgtcatctatCCATCCGTTGAAGATCATCAGATGAGCTGATCTAGAATTATAGTTCTATGTCTGACGATGTACTGTATAGATGAGACGGTCAATCTGTTCTCAGACTGAATTGTTCACGGTTAGATATGCAGATCTGGAATGGTGTTTCTAGGTGGTGATGTGGGCTGACTGAAGCACAGCTAACAGCGTCCTCCTTCTTTATCTAGTCATCTCCTCtttccctggtcctctctctcctctctcctccctctcctctccctggtcctctctctcctctccctggtcctctctctcctctccctggtcctctcttctcctctcctctccctggtcctctctctcttctcctctcctctccctggtcctctctcctctcttctcctctctctctctccctggtcctctctcctctcttctcctctcctctcctctccctggtcctctctcctctcttctcctctcctctcctctccctggtcctctctctcctctctcttctcctctctctcctctccctggtcctctctctcttctcctctcctctctctggtcctctctctcctctccctggcctctctctcctctcactattcctctctctcctctccctggtcctctctctcctctccctggtcctctctctcctctccctggcctctctctccctcctctcactattcctctctctcctctccctggtcctctttctctcctctcttctcccccccgtATCCCTATCATcaccccctctccatcctcctcctccatttctctctctatcatagGCCCCTTTCCATCATGCTGTGCAGCTCTGCCTGCGGTTGCTTTGGCCTGGCTGGCCACCTGCTCAGACAGATGCAGTGTGTGGTTCTAGCTATCCATAATTcatgcacgcacgcatgcacacacacacgcacacgcacacgcacacacacacacacacacacacacacacacacacacacacacacacacacacacacacacacacacacacacacacacacacacacacacacacacacacacacacacacacacacacacacacacacacacacacacccggagGCTAGAGCAGACTGTTAGCTCCAGTTATATGAGCCAGAGGGAATCACCCAATTTTTTTGCTATTCTCtaaatagtgaactactagtgaccagagccctgtgggcccagCTGCTACCTGTGTGCTCCCATATTCCTCTCCCCATAGGGATACACAGGGTTGTAGGGGGAAACGGAGATGCTGCCATGAAAGTTCCACTTAATATGTGTGGTGATTATAGAGGGACTTCACTTAAGGAATGTTGTGCTGTTGAGGAGATGATTCTTATGCTAAATTCAAAATGGCTGCCTGGGAATTCTGATATCTTTGAATGGTCTATTCTTGTTCTTCGTCCCTCTATATTTAGACCGGGCTGTCGTTTTGAGTGTCACAAAGGACTGTCTCATcagttgtaatggaattgatagaacactgggaggttgtaatggaattgatagaacactgggaggttgtaatggaattgatagaacactgggaggttgtattggaattgatagaacactgggtagttgtaatggaattgatagaacactgggaggttgtaatggaattgatagaacactgggaggttgtaatggaattgatagaacactgggaggttgtaatggaattaatagaacactgggaggttgtaatggaattgatagaacactgggaggttgtaatggaattaatagaacactgggaggttgtaatggaattgatagaacactgggaggttgtaatggaattgatagaacactgggcagttgtaatggaattgatagaacactgggaggttgtaatggaattgatagaacactgggaggttgtaatggaattgatggAACACTGAgaggttgtaatggaattgatagaacactgggaggttgtaatggaattgatagaacactgggaggttgtaatggaattgatagaacactgggaggttgtaatggaattgatagaacactgggtagttgtaatggaattgatagaacactgggaggttgtaatggaattgatagaacactgggtagttgtaatggaattgatagaacactgggaggttgtaatggaattgatagaacactgggaggttgtaatggaattgatagaacactgggaggttgtaatggaattgatagaacactgggaggttgtaatggaattgatagaacactgggaggttgtaatggaattgatagaacacttggaggttgtaatggaattgatagaacactgggtggttgtaatggaattgatagaacactgggaggttgtaatggaattgatagaacactgggaggttgtaatggaattgatagaacactgggtagttgtaatggaattgatagaacactgggaggttgtaatggaattgatagaacactgggaggttgtaatggaattgatagaacactgggaggttgtaatggaattgatagaacactgggaggttgtaatggaattgatagaacactgggaggttgtaatggaattgatagaacactgggagttgtaatggaattgatagaacactgggtagttgtaatggaattgatagaacactgggtagttgtaatggaattgatagaacactgggtagttgtaatggaattgatagaacactgggtagttgtaatggaattgatagaacactgggtagttgtaATAGAATTGATAGACTGggaggttgtaatggaattgatagaacacagGAATGGGCAGTTGTGTGTtagaattgatagaacactgggtagttgtaatagaattgatagaacactgggtagttgtaatggaattgatagaacactgggtagttgtaatataattgatagaacactgggtagttgtaatggaattgatagaacactgggcagttgtaatggaattgatagaacactgggtagttgtaataaaattgatagaacactgggtagttgtaatagaattgatagaacactgggtagttgtaataaaattgatagaacactgggtagttgtaatagaattgatagaacactgggtagttgtaatagaattgatagaacactgggtagttgtaatggaatttatagaacactgggaggttgtaatataattgatagaacactgggtagttgtaatagaattgatagaacactgggcagttgtaatggaattgatagaacactgggtagttgtaatggaattgttagaacactgggtagttgtaatgaaattgatagaacactgggaggttgtaatggaattgatagaacactgggaggttgtaatggaattgatagaacactgggaggttgtaatggaattgatagaacactgggcagATGTAATGGatttgatagaacactgggaggttgtaatggaattgatagaacactgggaggttgtaatggaattgatagaacactgggcaTTGTAATGGAActgatagaacactgggtagttgtaatggaattgatagaacactgggtagttgtaatggaattgatagaacactgggaagTTGTAATgaaattgatagaacactgggtaggttgtaatggaattgatagaacactgggtagttgtaatggaattgatagaacactgggtagttgtaatggaattgatagaacactgggcagttgtaatggaattgatagaacactgggta from Oncorhynchus gorbuscha isolate QuinsamMale2020 ecotype Even-year unplaced genomic scaffold, OgorEven_v1.0 Un_scaffold_1564, whole genome shotgun sequence carries:
- the LOC124023248 gene encoding adhesion G protein-coupled receptor L3-like — protein: MWRMVSSLSRERSNPLRGRWGSARSNILNTSGSPSSKVMWTSRLLFIFTLFAPLTLAVSRAPVPMAVVRRELSCESYPIELRCPGTDVIMIDSANYGRTDDKICDSDPAQMENTRCYLPDAYKIMSL